A genomic segment from Candidatus Desulfarcum epimagneticum encodes:
- a CDS encoding DNA internalization-related competence protein ComEC/Rec2, whose product MRPYRRPVVPLVFSLAAGIVLGHLFPTRPVWPLAAAGVFFFMTLAKTVFKKNRVIEPLLLFAALGHASISPFGAPNFPDGHVVRFVGKAPMTVIAGVKEVRSQGRRASLIVEAEKFEKDRVKIPARGRIRLTVYGAAENISPGDLISFKGRLFKIKNFANPFGFDYQSHMAFKRIWVSSHCPGKKIKVLEKRKDFGPGAAIGSFRRKIAAFIDREAESRPVSAGILKAVTIGDRTGISPHVREAFNRAGAGHLLAISGLHIGIIATLSFFVFTRLLWRFRRALLSGRARQAAAILSLVPVISYAAISGMSPSAQRAMIMAAVVLFSLWAQRRHEPFNALALAAFAMLILSPQSLFSISFRLSFAAVFAILWGFSHIRFSPAPDAPFRVRAARWSGAMLAASFFAILGTLPWTLFYFSQVSVIGIATNFVLIPLVGFLATPLGLLAVFFHGLGLFGDHFFLSGALGVLDLCFWAIESVAALPFAAVETIGLSYFEIFCFYALLGSGSLAVFAFQEKDREKKKKAAILAAGALALTAADVSFWAYDRLMRRDFRATFLDVGQGNAALLEFPRGFRMLVDGGGFRSKSGLDTGRHMIAPLLRGKKIGTIDAILLSHPDSDHLNGLIYIAERFNVKSIWTNGEKSGSMSYRKLTKIIRDKKIEIRDLKTLPRTLDIQGVRVEILYPPDDFLKRKKKEKWRNRNNNSLVARISLGSFSALFPGDIMEKGEKELCETAGDALKSAVLLAPHHGAATSSTEMFVKKVSPETVVISSGRRYGRLFSRESVSKRYQRHGADIFRTDTDGAVMLKAGPDHWTVHARNKGRSPFNGAFNEIREAFGLCF is encoded by the coding sequence ATGAGGCCCTATCGCCGCCCGGTGGTTCCGCTGGTTTTTTCCCTGGCCGCCGGAATTGTCCTGGGCCATCTTTTCCCGACCCGCCCGGTCTGGCCCCTGGCGGCGGCGGGCGTCTTTTTTTTCATGACCCTGGCCAAAACCGTTTTTAAAAAAAACAGGGTCATAGAGCCCCTGCTGCTCTTCGCGGCTTTGGGCCACGCCTCCATCTCTCCCTTCGGCGCCCCGAATTTTCCGGACGGCCACGTGGTCCGTTTCGTCGGAAAAGCCCCCATGACCGTCATCGCCGGCGTCAAAGAAGTCCGCTCCCAAGGCAGACGCGCGTCTCTCATCGTGGAGGCCGAAAAATTTGAAAAAGACCGGGTGAAAATCCCGGCCCGGGGCCGGATTCGGCTCACGGTTTACGGCGCCGCCGAAAATATCTCGCCCGGGGACCTCATTTCTTTTAAGGGCAGACTGTTTAAAATTAAAAATTTCGCCAACCCCTTCGGGTTCGACTACCAAAGCCACATGGCCTTTAAACGAATCTGGGTCTCATCCCATTGCCCGGGGAAAAAAATCAAAGTTCTGGAAAAACGAAAGGATTTTGGGCCGGGCGCGGCCATCGGGTCCTTCCGGCGAAAAATCGCCGCCTTCATCGACCGGGAGGCCGAAAGCCGTCCGGTTTCCGCCGGCATTTTAAAAGCCGTGACCATCGGCGACCGGACCGGGATTTCGCCCCATGTCCGGGAGGCGTTCAACCGGGCCGGGGCCGGCCATCTCCTGGCCATATCCGGCCTTCACATCGGGATCATCGCGACCTTGTCTTTTTTTGTTTTCACCCGCCTTTTGTGGCGGTTCCGCCGCGCGCTTCTGTCCGGGCGCGCCCGGCAGGCGGCGGCGATTCTGTCGCTTGTCCCCGTCATCTCCTACGCCGCCATATCCGGCATGTCCCCTTCGGCCCAGCGGGCCATGATCATGGCGGCGGTTGTTCTTTTTTCCCTTTGGGCCCAGCGGCGCCACGAGCCCTTCAACGCCCTGGCGCTGGCCGCATTCGCCATGCTTATTTTGTCCCCCCAGTCCCTTTTTTCCATCTCGTTCCGGCTCTCCTTCGCCGCCGTCTTCGCCATCTTATGGGGCTTTTCCCATATCCGCTTTTCCCCGGCCCCGGACGCCCCTTTTCGCGTCCGGGCGGCCCGGTGGTCCGGGGCCATGCTTGCGGCGTCCTTTTTCGCCATCCTGGGGACCCTTCCCTGGACCCTGTTTTACTTCAGCCAGGTCTCCGTCATCGGGATCGCGACCAACTTTGTCCTGATTCCCCTGGTGGGATTTCTGGCGACCCCCCTGGGCCTTCTGGCGGTTTTTTTCCACGGGCTGGGGCTTTTCGGGGATCATTTTTTTCTTTCCGGAGCCCTGGGCGTTTTGGATCTCTGCTTTTGGGCCATTGAATCCGTCGCGGCCCTTCCCTTTGCCGCGGTTGAGACCATCGGCCTGTCCTATTTTGAAATATTTTGTTTTTACGCCCTTTTGGGGTCCGGGTCCCTGGCGGTTTTCGCTTTTCAGGAAAAAGACAGGGAAAAAAAGAAAAAGGCGGCGATCCTGGCCGCCGGGGCGCTGGCGCTGACGGCGGCGGATGTCTCGTTCTGGGCGTATGACCGGCTCATGCGCCGGGATTTTCGCGCGACCTTCCTGGATGTGGGCCAGGGAAACGCGGCGCTCCTGGAATTTCCCCGGGGGTTCCGAATGCTCGTGGACGGGGGGGGCTTTCGGTCAAAATCCGGGCTGGACACCGGCCGGCACATGATCGCGCCCCTTTTGCGGGGAAAAAAAATCGGGACCATCGACGCGATTCTGCTTTCCCATCCCGACAGCGACCATTTAAACGGGCTGATATACATCGCCGAACGTTTTAATGTGAAAAGCATATGGACAAACGGCGAAAAATCCGGCAGTATGTCTTACCGGAAACTGACAAAAATCATTCGGGACAAAAAGATCGAAATCCGGGATTTAAAGACCCTGCCCCGGACCCTGGACATTCAGGGAGTCCGGGTGGAGATTCTCTACCCGCCGGACGATTTTTTGAAACGCAAAAAAAAGGAAAAATGGCGAAACCGAAACAACAACTCCCTGGTGGCCAGAATCTCACTCGGGTCTTTTTCAGCCCTTTTTCCCGGCGACATCATGGAAAAGGGAGAAAAGGAGCTGTGTGAAACAGCCGGGGACGCGCTTAAAAGCGCGGTTCTGCTGGCCCCCCATCACGGGGCCGCCACATCCAGCACAGAGATGTTTGTGAAAAAAGTCTCGCCTGAAACCGTGGTGATCTCCTCGGGGCGCCGATACGGGCGCCTTTTTTCCCGGGAGTCGGTTTCAAAACGATACCAGCGGCATGGGGCCGATATTTTCAGAACGGACACGGACGGGGCCGTCATGCTCAAGGCCGGTCCGGACCATTGGACCGTCCATGCCCGAAACAAGGGGCGCTCTCCTTTTAACGGCGCCTTTAACGAAATCAGGGAGGCCTTTGGCCTGTGTTTTTAG
- a CDS encoding ABC transporter ATP-binding protein, with protein sequence MFLEVKNLVKRYGDIKAVDGVSLGVKKGVCLGLLGPNGAGKTTLIEMMEDIIDPTAGEILYKGRPRNAGFRQEAGIQFQKTSMLLFLKVKESLELFKKLYSRSMDVDELMNICHLSEIADRFTEKLSGGQRQRLLLALAMINDPEIMFLDEPSTGMDPQARHNLWDIILDIKKRNKTIILTTHYMEEAQLLCDEIAIMDHGEIIAGGTPDDLVKTHCGPMTASIPERAFPAPPNGLSMPWRRNNGFIEIEARDMNTCLKELLSMEVDLAGMSVRTPNLEDVFLNLTGRKLRA encoded by the coding sequence GTGTTTTTAGAAGTCAAAAATCTGGTGAAGCGCTACGGAGACATCAAAGCGGTGGACGGCGTGAGCCTGGGCGTGAAAAAGGGCGTGTGCCTGGGTCTTCTGGGACCCAACGGCGCGGGCAAGACCACCCTCATTGAAATGATGGAGGACATCATCGATCCCACCGCGGGGGAGATTTTGTACAAGGGACGGCCCCGGAACGCCGGCTTCAGGCAGGAGGCGGGGATCCAGTTTCAAAAAACCTCCATGCTTTTGTTTCTGAAGGTGAAAGAAAGCCTGGAGCTGTTTAAAAAACTCTACAGCCGGTCCATGGATGTGGATGAGCTTATGAACATCTGTCATCTGTCGGAGATCGCCGACCGGTTCACCGAAAAGCTCTCCGGGGGCCAGAGACAGCGCCTGCTCCTGGCGCTGGCCATGATCAACGATCCCGAAATCATGTTTCTGGACGAGCCCTCCACCGGCATGGACCCCCAGGCGCGCCACAATTTATGGGACATTATCCTGGACATCAAAAAACGAAACAAAACCATCATTTTGACCACCCATTACATGGAGGAGGCCCAGCTCCTTTGCGACGAGATCGCCATCATGGACCACGGCGAAATCATCGCCGGGGGAACGCCGGATGACCTGGTGAAAACCCATTGCGGCCCCATGACCGCCTCCATTCCGGAAAGGGCGTTTCCGGCTCCCCCAAACGGCCTGTCCATGCCCTGGCGAAGGAACAACGGCTTCATTGAAATCGAGGCCCGGGACATGAACACCTGCTTAAAAGAGCTGCTGTCCATGGAAGTGGATCTGGCCGGGATGAGCGTCAGGACCCCCAACCTGGAAGATGTGTTTCTCAACCTCACCGGAAGAAAGTTAAGAGCCTGA
- a CDS encoding Transport permease protein, with protein sequence MNLKRLWVIFKSRNCEYFRDRSALGWNFIFPFLIIGGFSLIFGGKSVAGYKIGVFPHPAGAVTAEIPDLPERFRPGHPENGKYLKFLGFPTFEEGMDRLKTHKIDLLLKIAPPPRRYWVDDSSPKGYVAEKILVSALSPPGPDQAVKNEIGAFGIRYLDWLLPGILAMNMMFSALYGVGYVTVRYRKNGTLKRLKATPLTAFEYLAAQTLSRIFVLMFSFSIMFAGVACLFSIQVRGSWALVFVTFLLGSMSLSSVGLIVAARGTSEEFTNGVVNLIAWPMMFLSEVWFSLDGAPEWLRAFSRLFPLTHVLSAARDVMNHGAGFSHIVPELGILVAMTLVFLSIGAFLFSWNE encoded by the coding sequence ATGAATCTGAAACGACTGTGGGTGATATTCAAATCCCGAAACTGCGAGTATTTCAGGGACCGCAGCGCCCTGGGCTGGAATTTTATTTTTCCCTTCCTGATCATCGGGGGATTCAGCCTGATCTTTGGGGGAAAATCCGTCGCCGGCTATAAAATCGGCGTGTTTCCCCACCCTGCGGGCGCGGTCACGGCCGAAATCCCGGACCTTCCCGAGCGCTTCAGGCCCGGCCATCCGGAAAATGGGAAATATCTGAAATTCTTGGGATTTCCGACTTTCGAGGAGGGAATGGATCGGCTCAAAACCCATAAAATCGACCTGCTTTTAAAAATCGCCCCCCCGCCCCGCCGCTACTGGGTGGACGACTCGTCCCCCAAGGGATATGTGGCGGAGAAAATTCTCGTATCCGCCCTGTCCCCGCCCGGGCCCGACCAGGCGGTGAAAAACGAGATCGGGGCCTTCGGAATCCGTTACCTGGACTGGCTCCTGCCCGGAATCCTGGCCATGAACATGATGTTCAGCGCCCTTTACGGCGTGGGATATGTGACCGTGCGCTACCGGAAAAACGGGACCTTGAAACGCCTCAAGGCCACGCCTTTGACCGCCTTTGAATACCTGGCGGCCCAGACGCTGTCGCGAATTTTTGTCCTGATGTTTTCCTTTTCCATCATGTTCGCGGGCGTGGCGTGTCTTTTTTCCATCCAGGTCCGGGGATCCTGGGCGCTGGTGTTTGTCACGTTTCTTCTGGGCAGCATGAGCCTGTCGTCCGTGGGACTGATCGTGGCCGCCCGGGGAACCAGCGAGGAGTTCACAAACGGGGTGGTCAATCTCATCGCCTGGCCCATGATGTTTCTGTCCGAGGTCTGGTTTTCCCTGGACGGGGCGCCGGAGTGGCTCCGCGCCTTTTCCCGGCTTTTTCCCCTCACCCATGTGCTGAGCGCGGCCCGGGATGTGATGAACCACGGCGCCGGGTTTTCACACATCGTTCCGGAGCTGGGAATCCTCGTTGCGATGACCCTGGTTTTTCTGTCGATCGGGGCGTTTCTTTTTTCCTGGAACGAATGA
- the accC gene encoding acetyl-CoA carboxylase, biotin carboxylase subunit (Evidence 2a : Function from experimental evidences in other organisms; PubMedId : 10821865, 11157970, 1370469, 1682920, 7915138, 8246839, 9298646; Product type e : enzyme), whose translation MFKKILVANRGEIALRIIRACKEMGIPCAAVYSEADENSPHRRLAGESVCVGSPISAKSYLNADAILDAAKKTGADAVHPGYGYLAEKAEFARACADAGLEFIGPGPDILALAGDKIACKKVMAEAGVPVTPGPPEGVSDVREAARAAREIGYPALIKSSGGGGGRGIRICRDEAALQDEFPIARAEAGAAFGDDRVYIEKLIEKPRHIEFQVLADRFGHIVHLGERECTIQRRYQKLIEESPSPALTPDLREKMGEAAVRAAAAVDYFNAGTVEFMLAPDGRFYFIEINARIQVEHPVTEIVTGMDLVKEQIRLSSGGRLSFSSKDVPIRGWAMECRINAEDPDRGFLPSPGVIEKCRIPGGPGVRVDTHIHQGYEPPPFYDSLMAKLIAFGPGRKDAIAVMRRALDEFQISPIKTTIPLHRRIMDDPSFIQGDMDTGFMERFSPGEEEDD comes from the coding sequence ATGTTTAAAAAAATTCTCGTGGCCAACCGGGGAGAGATCGCGCTTCGGATCATCCGGGCGTGCAAAGAAATGGGAATCCCATGCGCGGCCGTCTATTCCGAAGCCGACGAAAACTCCCCGCATCGACGGCTGGCCGGCGAATCCGTCTGCGTCGGGTCCCCCATCAGCGCCAAAAGCTATCTGAACGCCGACGCCATTCTCGACGCCGCGAAAAAAACCGGCGCCGACGCCGTCCATCCCGGCTACGGCTACCTGGCGGAAAAAGCCGAATTCGCCCGGGCATGCGCCGACGCCGGCCTGGAGTTCATCGGCCCGGGCCCTGACATCCTGGCGCTTGCCGGGGACAAGATCGCGTGCAAAAAAGTCATGGCCGAAGCCGGGGTTCCGGTCACGCCCGGCCCCCCGGAGGGGGTTTCGGACGTGAGGGAGGCGGCCCGCGCGGCCCGGGAAATCGGCTATCCGGCGCTGATCAAATCCTCCGGGGGAGGCGGGGGCCGGGGCATTCGAATCTGCCGGGATGAGGCCGCGCTTCAAGACGAGTTTCCCATCGCCAGGGCCGAGGCCGGGGCCGCCTTCGGCGACGACCGGGTGTACATCGAAAAACTCATCGAAAAACCCCGCCACATCGAATTCCAGGTCCTGGCCGACCGGTTTGGACATATCGTTCACTTAGGAGAGCGGGAGTGCACCATCCAGCGGCGCTACCAAAAACTCATCGAGGAGTCCCCCTCCCCGGCCCTGACCCCGGACCTCCGCGAAAAAATGGGGGAGGCGGCTGTTCGGGCCGCCGCGGCCGTGGACTACTTCAACGCCGGAACCGTGGAGTTCATGCTGGCCCCGGACGGGCGCTTTTACTTCATTGAAATCAACGCCCGCATCCAGGTGGAGCATCCGGTCACCGAAATCGTCACGGGAATGGATCTGGTCAAGGAGCAGATCCGGCTGTCTTCGGGCGGCCGTCTGTCGTTTTCCTCAAAAGACGTCCCCATTCGGGGATGGGCCATGGAATGCCGGATCAACGCCGAGGACCCCGACCGGGGCTTTCTGCCCTCCCCGGGCGTCATCGAAAAATGCCGGATTCCCGGGGGCCCGGGGGTGAGGGTGGACACCCACATCCACCAGGGCTATGAGCCGCCGCCCTTTTACGACTCCCTCATGGCCAAGCTCATCGCCTTCGGCCCCGGGCGAAAAGACGCCATCGCGGTCATGAGACGGGCGCTGGATGAATTCCAGATATCCCCGATCAAAACCACCATCCCCCTGCATCGCAGAATCATGGACGATCCCTCTTTCATCCAGGGAGACATGGACACGGGTTTTATGGAGCGTTTCAGCCCGGGGGAAGAAGAGGACGACTAA
- a CDS encoding Enoyl-CoA hydratase: MEAQPLLYTVKNKVASLVINREPQRNALTHETLSLFMRRLDEAEADSGVRAVAVSGAGEKAFCSGADLAGAAGGDMKKAFGDYAALLKRIVSFPKPTAAIVNGHCMAGGMGLMLACDIVIAKDTAKFGTPEANVGLWPMMIGALIYRNAPRKKAMEMMLLGKKMDAAQALDMGLVTRIVPPQKLAVEAEALLKELASKSPIGMKIGKRAFYEMQDMPFEKALDFLSGKIAEVAATEDAREGIMAFLEKRKPSFTGK, from the coding sequence ATGGAGGCGCAACCCCTGCTCTACACAGTCAAAAACAAAGTGGCTTCCCTGGTCATCAACCGGGAGCCCCAGCGAAACGCCCTGACCCATGAAACCCTTTCCCTTTTCATGCGGCGCCTGGACGAGGCCGAGGCCGATTCCGGCGTCCGGGCGGTCGCCGTCTCCGGGGCCGGGGAAAAGGCATTCTGCTCCGGCGCCGATCTGGCGGGCGCGGCGGGCGGGGACATGAAAAAAGCCTTTGGGGACTACGCCGCCCTTTTGAAACGAATCGTGTCCTTTCCCAAGCCCACGGCGGCCATTGTCAACGGCCACTGCATGGCCGGGGGCATGGGCCTCATGCTGGCCTGCGACATCGTCATCGCCAAAGACACCGCCAAATTCGGGACGCCCGAGGCCAACGTGGGGCTGTGGCCCATGATGATCGGGGCGCTGATCTACCGGAACGCGCCCCGGAAAAAGGCCATGGAGATGATGCTTCTGGGCAAAAAAATGGACGCGGCCCAGGCGCTTGATATGGGTCTGGTGACCCGGATCGTCCCCCCTCAAAAACTGGCCGTGGAAGCCGAGGCGCTCTTAAAGGAGCTGGCGTCCAAAAGCCCCATCGGGATGAAAATCGGCAAGCGGGCGTTTTATGAGATGCAGGACATGCCCTTTGAAAAGGCCCTGGATTTTCTGTCCGGGAAAATCGCCGAGGTGGCCGCCACCGAAGACGCCCGGGAGGGCATCATGGCTTTTCTGGAGAAACGAAAACCCTCGTTTACGGGTAAATAG
- a CDS encoding ATPase AAA: MAQKIKRIPYGISDFEMVQTGNYYFVDKTRFIPFLEEHRYTFFIRPRRFGKSLWISILECYYDINLKDRFDEYFKETRIGQNPTPERNSYLILRFDFSAVNPAIGKVEESFEAYCSLAVRHFTRVYKDALDGRFFSEVEDIPSVSEKLDAVFMRAHELNLNIYMLIDEYDNFANTILSTAGEKAYHDLTHGEGFFRHFFGKLKAGTAMRSGLSRLFITGVSPITMDDVTSGFNIGTNISMRGAFNEMAGFSENEIAEILDYYKKAGKFSPDVDESMEIMRKWYNGYVFAKNISTPVFNTDMALYFVNVANLDNALPDNLIDDNVKIDYGKLKHLMFVNKRLNGNFDVLKSIMEEGKISSYINQSFALEQLTNPDNFVSLLYFFGLLTFRGTKHGEPLLAIPNMTVSHLMYGYIRDAYSEAEIFRVNIWKFAGLVREMGWLGKWKEVFGFISREIKNQTSVRDYLGGEKIIQGFLLAYLSINDFFIPHTEYEAGKGYSDFFLEPFLLKYPEMPYGYLIEIKYIKRGGVTDSVLAKAEDEAKEQLEQYAGEGRFAEKYKGRKIFKLLLIFHGWEMVLAKEV; the protein is encoded by the coding sequence ATGGCACAAAAAATAAAAAGAATTCCGTACGGTATATCCGATTTTGAAATGGTTCAAACCGGGAATTATTATTTTGTCGATAAAACCCGTTTTATCCCTTTTCTTGAAGAGCATAGATACACTTTTTTTATTCGTCCCCGCAGATTCGGCAAATCCCTTTGGATTTCCATATTGGAATGCTATTACGACATCAATCTGAAAGACCGGTTCGACGAATATTTCAAAGAGACGCGCATCGGGCAAAATCCAACGCCCGAAAGGAATTCTTATTTGATCCTGCGCTTCGATTTTTCCGCGGTGAACCCCGCCATAGGAAAAGTCGAAGAAAGCTTTGAGGCATACTGTTCCCTTGCCGTCCGACATTTTACGCGCGTTTATAAAGACGCCCTGGATGGAAGATTTTTTTCGGAAGTGGAGGATATCCCGTCTGTTTCCGAAAAGCTTGACGCCGTTTTTATGCGCGCCCATGAACTTAATCTAAATATATATATGCTTATTGATGAATATGATAATTTCGCCAACACGATTCTTTCAACGGCCGGGGAAAAGGCCTATCACGACCTCACACACGGGGAGGGATTTTTTCGGCATTTTTTCGGCAAGCTGAAAGCCGGGACGGCCATGCGCTCGGGTCTTTCGCGACTTTTCATCACGGGAGTTTCTCCCATCACAATGGACGATGTCACAAGCGGCTTTAATATAGGGACCAATATCAGCATGCGCGGCGCGTTTAATGAAATGGCCGGATTTTCAGAAAATGAGATCGCGGAAATACTTGATTACTACAAAAAAGCGGGAAAGTTTTCGCCTGATGTGGATGAATCCATGGAGATTATGCGCAAATGGTATAACGGGTATGTTTTCGCGAAAAATATTTCGACGCCGGTTTTTAACACGGACATGGCTCTTTATTTTGTCAATGTGGCCAATCTTGACAATGCGCTGCCCGACAATCTCATAGACGACAACGTGAAGATCGACTATGGCAAATTGAAACACCTGATGTTTGTCAACAAACGTTTGAACGGAAATTTTGATGTGTTAAAATCCATCATGGAGGAAGGGAAGATATCTTCCTATATCAACCAGTCTTTTGCCCTGGAGCAGTTGACAAATCCGGACAATTTTGTCTCTTTGCTTTATTTTTTCGGATTGTTGACATTCAGGGGAACAAAGCATGGAGAGCCGCTTCTCGCCATTCCCAATATGACGGTCTCTCATTTGATGTATGGCTATATCAGGGACGCCTACAGCGAAGCGGAAATATTCCGGGTGAATATCTGGAAATTCGCGGGCCTTGTCCGCGAGATGGGCTGGCTCGGGAAGTGGAAGGAGGTTTTTGGGTTCATTTCCCGTGAAATAAAAAATCAGACATCAGTGCGGGATTATCTCGGCGGCGAGAAAATCATACAGGGATTTCTTCTGGCGTATCTTTCGATAAACGATTTTTTCATTCCCCACACGGAATATGAGGCCGGCAAGGGATACTCCGACTTTTTCCTGGAGCCCTTTTTGCTAAAATATCCTGAAATGCCTTATGGATACCTTATAGAGATTAAATACATCAAGCGGGGGGGTGTGACGGACTCCGTTTTAGCGAAAGCGGAAGATGAGGCGAAAGAACAGCTTGAACAATATGCCGGGGAGGGGAGGTTCGCTGAAAAATATAAAGGCAGGAAGATTTTTAAGCTTCTTTTGATTTTTCATGGATGGGAAATGGTTTTGGCAAAAGAGGTTTGA
- a CDS encoding conserved hypothetical protein (Evidence 4 : Unknown function but conserved in other organisms): protein MGFASRKRPSKRLIFSGRYHIFLPVRFNKFMEVKMADVSTTKMSSKGQVVIPENIRKKLNLKVGSQFVVIGEKDVVILKNISPPSLNEFDDLIAEAREKGKQAGIKKSDIKNAILKVRGRKG, encoded by the coding sequence ATGGGGTTCGCTTCCAGAAAGCGCCCATCAAAACGCTTGATTTTTTCAGGCCGCTACCATATATTTTTACCAGTAAGATTCAACAAATTTATGGAGGTCAAAATGGCGGATGTTTCCACAACCAAAATGTCCTCAAAAGGACAAGTCGTTATCCCTGAAAATATCAGGAAAAAATTAAATTTGAAGGTCGGTTCTCAATTTGTCGTAATCGGCGAAAAGGACGTCGTCATCCTGAAAAACATATCGCCGCCTTCGCTTAATGAGTTTGATGACCTTATTGCTGAGGCGAGGGAAAAGGGGAAACAGGCCGGAATAAAAAAGTCTGATATCAAAAACGCGATTTTGAAAGTCAGGGGGCGAAAAGGATGA
- a CDS encoding putative toxin-antitoxin system toxin component, PIN family (Evidence 3 : Putative function from multiple computational evidences), with protein sequence MKIILDTNVLISGIFFSGPPSRILKEWRNKRFEIALCEKILSEYQRVADELSHKYPQIDTAPIIEWVADHGQLIDTEGVDISVCEDPDDDKFIECAIAGKCDIIVSGDKHLLKLAGYKGVGILKPREFVDRYL encoded by the coding sequence ATGAAAATCATCCTTGATACAAATGTGCTGATATCAGGGATTTTTTTCAGTGGCCCGCCGTCACGGATTCTCAAAGAGTGGCGGAATAAACGTTTTGAAATCGCGCTGTGCGAGAAAATTCTTTCAGAATACCAAAGAGTCGCCGATGAGCTTTCTCATAAATACCCTCAAATCGACACAGCGCCGATTATTGAATGGGTTGCCGATCATGGACAACTCATTGATACTGAAGGTGTCGACATATCCGTCTGCGAAGACCCTGACGATGACAAATTCATCGAATGCGCCATCGCTGGAAAATGCGACATCATCGTAAGCGGTGATAAGCATTTATTAAAATTAGCCGGGTATAAAGGCGTCGGCATTCTAAAACCACGTGAGTTTGTGGACCGATATCTGTAG
- a CDS encoding conserved hypothetical protein (Evidence 4 : Unknown function but conserved in other organisms): protein MTASKKIKGKEAFIARVSKCLGRRALPEAPSLRALFRHPGRDYLKDAGVDEIKDVFVQNAEAAGTAVYECGPDDLAQTLVRAAGAYGKGPLLMADDDFLRDHGAPQALGRHFDPVDIWDRRRSREENIALAEKARVGVVKAEMALAESGSVLLLTGPGRGRSVSLLPRHTVTVVEKTDIRPRLTQAMSFLDDSIRDSLPSAVYIVSGASSTADIELVRIQGVHGPVSVSCVIAG from the coding sequence ATGACCGCGTCAAAAAAGATCAAGGGAAAAGAAGCCTTCATCGCGCGCGTGTCAAAATGCCTGGGCCGCCGCGCCCTTCCCGAAGCCCCGTCCCTTCGGGCCCTGTTCCGCCACCCGGGCCGGGACTACTTGAAGGACGCCGGCGTGGACGAGATCAAAGACGTGTTTGTCCAAAACGCTGAGGCCGCCGGGACCGCCGTCTATGAATGCGGCCCGGACGACCTGGCCCAAACCCTTGTCCGCGCCGCGGGCGCTTACGGCAAAGGCCCCCTTTTGATGGCCGACGATGATTTTTTGCGGGATCATGGAGCGCCGCAGGCCCTGGGCCGTCATTTTGATCCCGTTGACATATGGGACCGGCGCCGCTCCAGGGAGGAGAATATCGCCCTTGCCGAAAAGGCCCGGGTCGGCGTGGTCAAGGCCGAGATGGCTCTGGCCGAATCCGGGTCGGTCCTTTTGCTCACAGGTCCCGGCCGCGGCCGCTCGGTGTCTCTTTTGCCCCGGCACACGGTGACGGTGGTTGAAAAAACCGACATCCGCCCCCGCCTGACCCAGGCCATGTCTTTTTTAGACGACTCAATCCGCGACTCGCTTCCCTCGGCGGTTTACATCGTGTCCGGCGCCAGCTCCACGGCGGACATTGAGCTGGTCCGGATACAGGGGGTTCATGGGCCGGTGTCGGTTTCATGCGTGATTGCGGGGTGA